The following nucleotide sequence is from Triticum dicoccoides isolate Atlit2015 ecotype Zavitan chromosome 7B, WEW_v2.0, whole genome shotgun sequence.
tgccttcccccttgaggactcttccctctagggttccctaggcgcatgggcctcttggggctggtgcccttggcccatgtaggccaaggcgcaccccctacagcccatgtggcccccggggcaggtggccccacccggtgggcccccgggacccttccggtggtcccggtacaataccgatgaccccgaaacttgtcccgatggccgaaacaggacttcctatatataaatctttacctccggaccattccggaactcctcgtgacgtccgggatctcatccgggactcctaacaacattcggtaaccacatacaaacttcctttataaccctagcgtcatcgaaccttaagtgtgtagaccctacgggttcgggagacatgtagtcatgaccgagatgttctccggtcaataaccaacagcgggatctggatacccatgttggctcccacatgttccacgatgatctcatcggatgaaccacgatgtcaaggactcaatcaatcccgtatacaattccctttgtctagcggtatggtacttgcccgagattcgatcgtcgatataccgataccttgttcaatctcgttaccggcaagtctctttactcgttccgtaacacatcatcccgtgatcaaccccttggtcacattgtgcacattatgatgatgtcctaccgagtgggcccagagatacctctccgtttacacggagtgacaaaatcccaatctcgattcgtgccaacccaacagacactttcagagatactcgtagtgtacctttatagccacccagttacgttgtgacgtttggcacacccaaagcactcctacggtatccgggagttgcacaatctcatggtctaaggaaatgatacttgacattagaaaagctttagcatacgaactacatgatcttgtgctaggcttaggattgggtcttgtccatcacatcattctcctaatgatgtaattctgttatcaacgacatccaatgtccatggtcaggaaaccgtaaccatctattgattaacgagctagtcaactagaggcttactagggacatggtgttgtctatgtatccacacatgtatctgagtttcctatcagtacaattctagcatggataataaacgattatcatgaacaaggaaatataataataatcaatttattattgcctctagggcatatttccaacaacagacgccgctagggagaagttgcctcgtgaagtacatcggggcgaggatgtgaaggaaaactgtttttattcgaagccttgaaggcaaattttgtggagatatattgattcagggaagacgaagaggaaccatcgggataggcttctgaatatgggggacgtcactactccggcaggccgctcaaatgcctcctcaattaatcttatggaacgtgtgggatagtgggaattaactgaaagtacatagtggatggtggcttgaggtcgcgacgcgctggtaaaaaaccatcggggggaaatatgccagcaaggatgctatgtgagcctggagaagaaacaaataatgaagagatgaaatgacgtggttgacgctgccacatcttcatacacagaggccgctagggagaagtcgcctcgtgaagtacatcggggcgaggatgtgaaggaaaactgtttttattcgaagccttgaaggcaaattttgtgaagatatattgattcagggaagatgaagaggaaccatcgggataggcttctgaatatgggcgatgtcactactccggcaggccgctcaaatgcctcctcaattaatcttatggaacgtgtgggatagtgggaattaactgaaagtacatagtggatggtggcttgaggtcacgacgcgctggtaaaaaaccatcggggggaaatatgccagcaaggatgctatgtgagcctggagatgaaacaaacaatgaagagatgaactgacatggttgacgctgccacatcttcatacacagatgttggggaacgtagcagaaattcaaaattttcctacgtgtcaccaagatctatctatggagagactagcaacgaggggaaggagagtgcatctacatacccttgtagatcgctaagcggaagcgttcaagtgaacggggttgatggagtcgtactcgtcgtgattcagatcaccgatgatcctagtgccgaacggacggcacctccgcgttcaacacacgtatagctcgacgatgtctcccacgccttgatccagcaaggagagagggagaggttgaggaagactccatccagcagcagcacaacggcgtggtggtgatggaggagcgtggcaatcctgcagggcttcgccaagcacctacgggagaggaggaggtgtcacgggagggagggaggcgccaagggctcaggtatggatgccctccctcccctccactatatataggggcaggggagaagggggaggcgcagccatgccccctactccaagaaaggggtgcggctaaggagggggaggagtccatcctccccaaggcacctcggaggtgccttccccctttaggactctcccctttttcctttatcttggcgcatgggcctctaggggctggtgcccttggcccatgtaggccaaggcgcaccccctacagcccatgtggccccccggggcaggtggccccacccggtgggcccccgggacccttccggtggtcccggtacaataccgatgaccccgaaacttgtcccgatggccgaaacaggacttcctatatataaatctttacctccggaccattccggaactcctcgtgacgtccgggatctcatccgggactccgaacaacattcggtaaccacatacaagcttcctttataaccctagcgtcatcgaaccttaagtgtgtagaccctacgggttcgggaaccatgcagacatgaccgagacgttctctggtcaataaccaacagcgggatctggatacccatgatggctcccacatgttccacgatgatctcatcggatgaaccacgatgtcaaggactcaatcgatctcgtattcaattccctttgtctatcggtatgttacttgcccgagattcgatcgtcggtataccgataccttgttcaatctcgttaccggcaagtcactttactcgttccgtaacacatcatcccgtgatcaactccttggtcacattgcgcatatgatgatgtcctaccgagtgggcccagaggtacctctccgtttacacggagtgacaaatcccagtctcgatccgcataaaacaatagatactttcggagatacctgtagtgcacctttatagtcacccagttacgttgtgacgtttgatacacccaaagcactcctacggtatccaggagttacacgatctcatggtcaaaggaagagatacttgacattggcaaagctctagcaaacgaactacacgatctttgtgctatgcttaggattgggtcttgtccatcacatcattctcctaatgatgtgatcccgttatcaacgacatccaatgtccatagccaggaaaccatgactatctgttgatcacaacgagctagtcaactagaggctcactagggacatattgtggtctatgtattcacacgtgtattacgatttccggataatacagttatagcatgaataaaagactattatcatgaactaagaaatataataataacacttttattattgcctctagggcatatttccaacacaccttTGCGACTGGTTGTGAGGACCAACTGCAGAGTTTTAATGCTCCTAAACGCAAATGGAAGCGGAAGATCTACCCAGTTTCCGCAGTGCGTAGGAGTGCTCGGATTCGAACAgctaaaaaattccatgacgagatatgaaaggaatcttttggaatagcagaggtctgaaagacttggctaaaagaaggtttcttgccgaGGCTTCTATTGAGCATAAGTTGGACTTTATCGCTTTGTCGGAAACGGGTAGAGCCAACTTCTCGCCACAATTTCTTAATACTCTTTCGGGGggtattgattttgattggcattgtctacctccgcgaggaagatcgggtgggattTTACTCGGGGTTAGATGTGACTCGTTAGAAGTCCGAAGCGTGGTCATGGGAGATTTCGCTGTTAAGTTTAGGGTGCGGTCAAAGTCAGATGGgtttaactgggctttggtggcggtatatggtgctGCACAGCCTGAGCATAAACCGGATTTCCTGGCTGATCTGGTTAGGATTTGTGGTTCTGAACAACTTCCTATCCTGGTAGGGGGTGATTTTAATATTATCAGAAGGAGTGATGAGaagaataatgacaattttgaCGGCCGATGGTCCTTCATGTTTAACACAATCATTGAGAGCCTAGATCTGCGTGAGATAGAGCTTTTGGGCCaaaagtttacctgggctaacaCCTTGCCAAATCCGACGTTTGAAAAGCTGGATCGAGTCCTGGCTAGCGTCAAATGGGAGCAGAAATTTCCATGTGTTACGGTCCAGGCGCTTATCTGATCACACGCCTTTATTCCTTGACTCTGGAGAGGCTACCCATTTGGGAAATAAAAATGTTTTCTCTTTCGAGCTTGCTTGGTTTGACTCTGGAAAGGCTTCTTGGATCTTGTAGCCAGagaatgggctaaggatgcaggaggtcGGTCTGCGcttgagcgctggcagaataaaattaggcatttgagaagtttcctacatgggtgggctaagcatctcagTGGGATTTATAAGGATGAAAAGGAACAGCTCCTTTTGCTTATTCAGTCCCTTGATGTAAAGGCCGGAACCACGATTCTGCCAGCCtcggagcttcatgccaagctAGAGGCGGAAATGAGGCTGAAAGAGCTCCTTCGTGAGGAAGATCTAAAGTGGGCGCTTCGGGCTAAGGTCACTAGAGTCATTCATGGGGATGCGAACACACAATTTTTTCACCTGATCGCCAATGGTAAGTATATAAAaaagaggatctttcagcttgaacaagacgAGGGAACGATTCTTGGTCAGGAAAACTTAAAGCAATATATCACTGAGTTCTACAAGCAGCTGTTTGGGCCTCCAGAGGACAACTGTGTGTCgctggatgagtctaggattgaggatgtgcctcaacttacGGCTGTTGATAATGATATTTTAGTCGCTCCTTTTTCTGAGAAAGAGGTATTTGAGGCCATTTCCCAGATGAAGAATAATAAGGCTCCTGGCCCGGATGGTTTCCCGGCAGAGTTCTATAAgaagtgttggcatattattaaaggaGATCTCTTGCCTTTGTTCAACTATTTATTCTTGGGCCAGCTTCATCTTTTTAAGTTGAATTTTGGAACTATAACCTTACTTCCAAAGAAGACAGAGGTTGTGCGGATTGAGCAATTCCGGCCTATCTGtcttctcaatgttagtttcaaaaaattaccaaggtcgggacgaataggctcacacagattgcgcatactGTGGTGTAGCCTACTCAgtctgctttcatgccggataggAACATCCTCGAAGGAGTTGtggtcctgcatgaaacgctccatgagatccaCACGAAAAAACTTGATGGTGTTGTTttgaaggtggatttcgagaaagcgtacgacaaagtcaaatgtcctttccttcaacaggcactccaaatgaagggttttgatgaagcgTGGAGGAGACAAGTGGAatccttcacgcaaaaagggagtgtgggaattaaagtgaatgacgatataggccattatttccagacacacaagggcctgagacaaggtgatccaatgtctcctattctCTTCAATATTATCGCAGACATGTTGGCAATCctgataggtagggcaaaggaagccggtcaagtaggtggcttggtgccgcatcttgttgatggtggtgtgtccatcctgcagtacgctgatgatacaattatctttatggagcatgacttggcaaaagcgagaaatatgaagctggtattGTGCCTTTTCGAGCAATTGACCGGCctgaagattaacttccataagagtgagttgttctgttttgggagagccaaagaggaacaagatgctTATAAGCAATTGTTTGGTTGTGAAGTGGGAGCACTTCCGTTCACTTACCTGGGTATCCCCATCCATCATCGTAAGTTGACAAATAGCgaatggaagtgtattgaggatcggtttgagaagaaactgagctgctggaagggcaaactcatgtcgTATGGAGGCCGATTGATTCTCATTAACTCGGTGCTCACGAGTCTGCCTATGTTCCTTTTGTCCTTTTTTGAAGTTCCTATTGGAgtcaggaaaagactggacttctatcgatcccgtttcttctggcagagtgacGAGCTTAAGAGGAAGTACCGTTTAGCCAAATGGGACGTCATCTgccgaccgaaagaccaagggggtctaggtgtTGAGAATCTTGAGGTTAAGAACAGATGCCTCCTCAATAAGTGGCTTTATAAGTTAGCAGCTGAGACGGATGCAACTTGGGCGCAGCTTTTGCGTAATAAGTATATGCACTCAAAgactttgtcccaggtgacagtcaggccgactgactcgccgttctggaaagggcttatgagagtcaaagcTACTTTCTTTAATAGAGCAAAGTTTATTGTTGGTGATGGCAATAGTactcgcttctgggaggatacttggctgggGGAAGCGCCGCTGGCGCTTCAGTATCCCTCGTTATATCGTATTGTGCAGCGACGAGATGCTCTGGTTGCAACGAGTTTGCAGTCCAACCCCCTTAattcagtttaggagggtgcttgtTGGAGATCGGCGGGAAGCTTGGCTTCAtctggtgagtagactgatggaggttcagcttacTCACCAGCCCGATCAGTTGTGCTGGAAGCTTACTACTTCCGGGGAATTCACAGTCAAGTCGATGTACCTTGACGTCATCAATTCTAGTGTTATTCCTAGTTCCATACATgtttggaaagttaaggttccgctaaaaatcaaagtgtttatgtggtttgtatatAAACAAGTTATCTTAACGAAAGATAATTTGGTTAAGTGCAACTGGACAggctctactaggtgtagtttctgtgatcggggtgAAAATATCAAGCACCttttctttgattgcccgttggcgaggGTTCTGTGGCGCTCGGtacaaattgcctttaacattactcctccaagTTCGGTCgggtcgttatttggaacgtggcttgttgggatagagtccgaaacagctagacaaattcgagtaggagcatgtgcgttgttatgggcaatctggaactgcagaaatgatttggcttttaacagaacatcaactatccattttttgcaggttttattctgggctactgcgctaatccgtatgtggtccttactcactccgatggaggccagggagcgtttggttactggatctctccggtgggagatggtagcgcgggatatcttcaaccggtttggatggcggtcatgtaataggataggcgattagtttacctatctatattttgccagccggttgtggcttttgggcctttTTTGTCTTTGTTTctgttgctctttgtgagctatcaTTTTGTTGCAGACTGCAAGACattgttgaactactttattttataataaatgtggccgtatgcatcgttctgatgcagaggccggggagtcaccCTTttcgaaaataaaaaaataaaaaacataagTAGTGTCATCTAATTGTGTTTCCAATCAATTGTGTTTCCTATGGTTCTTCACATGCAAACAATTAATAATAGTGTCCCTCTAATAGCTAACATACAATCATTCTACTATATGAGTTAACTTCTACAATAGCTCTAAGGCTAgttccaatgcattggtgcttacatgaggtgctaagcacattaaaaactTTAGCAACTAAAGCCCCAATGAATAGATGCTTAACTTGTTGGTGCTAAGcatccttcatttaatgattttgcAACTAAAGTTCTTCATGCATTGGTGTGATCCTTCCAATTTAAGTATTTTGCCTAGGTTCTTGCGCTTGAcattgtttcttcctggggtcaccacactcatctctctcctcttaattaccttgccacatcagactttttgcctacatggcagccttagcacctgtacaaggtggagaATTGGGAAAGGCCTAAGTGACATGGCACATCCTTAGAGCCGGCGGTAAGCTtttctattaaccatgctctaagaaaAGGTGCATGGCTAGCAGCCAAAGAAAGATTAATGAATTAAATTGTTGCATTAACCACTAGTGAAGGAAACGAGGCAGAAGCAAACAACATGCACACAACGGGCCTTGTAAACTAGGATGACCTCCCAAGGCCGAGGGGCATAATAAACCCGGACAAAGGTAGTACCTGGGAGAGACTAGTAGAATGTGCCCTTTAGCTGAGGTTGTGGGATCaacccaaaaaaatcatatttaaacaaTTAAAAAATTCTGGAATTATTTTGACAACATACCTATGATGTGCATGTACAACTCCAAAAAAATCAGCTCAAAACTCGATCTAAAATtggagatacaaaaatgacaaattcaacTATGAATAGTGTCAGTTTTGGGTGAATAGTGTTTGACACTATTCACATCCGATTTTGCCTTTTTTTTTTGTTTCTCTAAGTGTAGTTTGAATTAGGAGCTGAAACATTTTGAGATTGTACATCAAACATGGATGTGTGCCtccaaaaaaatcagaatttttgaacatGTGTTACATGTTTGAAAATATTGATCTCACCTAAGGGCAGATCCTATACTAGTCTCACCCGGTAGCACCTGGCAACGATTGTGGTTTGTTGCCTGGTTAAAGGCATTGCTCAAATTTTTTGATTTAATTTTCTGGGTGAAATATCATGATCTGACCTTCGATGGTTCGATTCAACGACAAGGATAAAGCTTCAGTGTTGTTCCCAACCCAGAGGCTTGCCACCGGTGAATCTTTCTCATTCCCTTTGCGATGTGAAGATATGGCTGGTGCAAAAGGTCGATGTTCTAGTTCATCAATAGTTGTTTCGATTGCTTTGGAGTTTTCTTTTTCCTATGCCTAGTCATGGATTTGGTCTTGTATGCATTTTGCTCTTTATCAGTGTGATCTTTTACGTGTTCGTTGATtttttttgtgtgtgcatcttgtaGACGTCTAGGCGTGTTCATTGTGCTTGTATTCCTTTCAtgcttattttttaaaaaaaatcaataaattcaCCTTACCTGAGTACATACTGTGTGTGTGGTCCATCAAGCGGTCCGCGTTCAGAAGATTGACCGAGCGAGTGATCCCCACGGCGAACAggaccgccgcccccctcccctccccccgtgCATCACGCACAAGCCATACGTGCACACGCCTCGCCGTGCAAGAAAAGTTGGTCACCGCGCCGAAACGAACCAAAATAAGCTGGCGAGGCTCACGAGAGGACCGGCGTAAAAACTTTTGGACCGTTTCCCCAATCCAAGAACGAAAGAAAACAGAAACGGAGAGCGTGCGTGCGCGCACGGTTTTGGTTTTTCCGGCGTGCCGGCGGGGGGCGGCGCCGCAGCACGCACGCAAGAGAGAGCTCGAGCTCGAGGCACGCTGTGTGCTGCGCAGACGGTTTTCCAACTGCTGTGTGCGTGTGTGTCACACACTATCCATGACCTTATCTCGGAGTACTGTTCTTATCATCCTTGCTACACTCTGGAGCACTGCTCAACTGCTGTACACAGTCAGCTGTAGAAGAAGCCACGTAACTCTAACTCTGTACACAGTCAGTTACAGAAGAAGCCACGTCACTCTGATTTTCTTCTTCGAACGAGGCCACTCGTCGGTGACTCACGAGCGACCTTGATTATCTGGAACTTGGGCTTGCCACAGACGGCTCTGCCAGCCAGCACCTCCTTCTGCCCGTCTCCAGATTGCTGGTGGCAGCACGTACGTGCAGCAGTGCTGATGACAATTTCGTACCATGGCCAGTTGGTTAGAGACGGGTACGAATTTCCGCGACAGCATGGTAATGGTACCAATTATTTCCGGCTTGAAAAACCGGTTGTTTCGATTAGGTGGATAAGCCTGCACGTATAGGCTTGTGCACGAGCAATCTTATCTAAATCCGTAATCTTCTTCTTGCAAATTAATTAAAGGGTTTGGTGTTTTTTTTTCCTCTGCCCGCGCCCTTATCCCCGCCTTATAAATCGGAGCGCCCACGTAGCGGCACGCGAGCACGCACGACGTAGTCCACACCACGCGCCACGCCACGCGACGCCACCGTCCGCGCGCTAGCTCTTCGTCAAGTCCGTCCGCCCGTCGTCCACGCTCACGACTCCGCGCCACATGCCGGCCGTCAGCCGGTTCAACGCCCCCGCCGGCCCGGTGCCCAGCTTATAGCCTCGCCCACGCCATCCCACCACTCGTGCCCGCCGACCCCCGACCGATCCAGCCGATCCGGCCATCCTCCCCAGCCTCTCCAGCTCAACCAAGCCCCGCTTGCCGACATGGGGTGCGGCTTCTCTTCGGGGgcgtcgggcggcggtggcgggctgCGGCCGTTCGCGGGGGTGCGGGTGATCCACACCAACGGCTACGTGGAGGACTTCCCCGCCGGCGAGGACGGGGCGCCCGTCACCGTCGcgcgcgccaccgcctcctccccctcATCGTGCCGGTACGTGCTCTGCTCGTCGGCGCACCTGCTGCAGCCGGGCCGCGCGCTGTTCCGGCCGGAGGACGCGCTGCAGCCGGGCACCGTCTACTTCCTGCTCCCGCACTCCATCTTCCAGGCCGAGTCCTCCGCCGTGGACCTCGCCTGCCTCATGAACCGCCTCACCGCGCTCGCGCGCAAGGGCGGCGGCCCGGCGCCCAGCGCCGTCGACTCGCTCTTCTCCGGCGACGCCCAGCACCGCCGCGGCAGCCCCGAAGCCGAGGGCCAGACCGcgaagccgccccgccccgcccccaaGAGCTGCGCCGCCGCCGCATCGACGGGGCCGTGGCGGCCGCGGCTCGACCGGATCGACGAGTCCATGGGCCGCTCCTCCATGCGGAGCGCGTCCACCCTGAGCAACCGCAGCAGCCAGGACTAGCTAGGATCTTCTTCTGCTCGTTGTCGTCCCCGTTGCTGCCGTTTCGTTTTTGTTGCTTGCTTGCAGTGATTTGTAGTTTTGTACCGCCATGAAAGAACTAGATTTTtctctttctgttagtgccatcaaGAGGAATATAGCTCTGCTTGTCCTCCATTTTCCCTGCTTGTTCATAATCAATCTGTACATTTTGCAGTGATTTGTACTAGTATCAGAAACCAGATTTCCTACTATTCTCTtgtccattttcctgcttgttcatCATTAATAATCTCTATGCACATGTTTCTCTTCGTGGTCAGTCAGGTTAAACTATTATTACTAGAAGATGAGATTAGTGCGGCTAATGATAATTGAGAAGAGAAGAATGAACACGGTAGGTTAGGCAGGTGCCCCCAATGTCGTCCCACCATGATTGCGATCTGTGAGTCTTGGTCCGACGAGACCCATTCGCTCTGCACTCACTCCCACAAGCAAGCAAACTACGCAAGTGGAGAACTGTTCGTCTGACTTTCAGGCGGGGTTAATTCGTAATCTATCTCCAAGTGGACAGAGGAGTGGGGCTGGGGGGTCACTTTCCCTCCATGTAATGCCGAAGCTGCCACCTCACCAAACCCCTCATCAACTTCTTGTTCAGACAAAACAAACACCCACCGAATAAATCCGAATGTCAAACCCCAACCTTCCTCGGTGTCATCTCAAGTTTACAATTGATTGAAgatacacgcacgcacgcacgcatgtgAATTTCTATACGCAAAAGATTCCCGAGCCATTTTACAGAATAATTAGAAACGGAGTACTACTACATTACAAGCCTTGTTCCTGAGACGTGAGTGTTCAGTTTGTATCCggcctaaaaagaaaaatagactcCTAACCTATCGCCTGTCATTCCAGGTGGCTGGGCTGCGGAAtcagacgagacttgcctgctcccccgtGTGTGCCCATCTGTGCAACCGCGTACGTGAGCATGAATGAAAGCatgaagagggagcaggcaagccggatccctaGTTTTGTAGGTTGAGTTTCGGTTAACAACAATTGGCTGCTTGCACTTGCAGACGCCCATCACTCACACCCCAATCGCCCATTGGCGAGCTGGATACGGCACATCTCTCCGGGCCACTCTGCCCGTCTACATTCCGCCACCTAGGCTAGGCCAGACAGTACTCGCCACATCTCTGTCGCACGACTAATAAATATACATACTGCTAGCCCGTAGAGGTGGGTAGATAGATGCGTAAAACCAGCGACATAAAAGATGGGCAAAATTAATAAATTTGACCTACAAACaaaatcaaatcacagaatgaactgctcgtgtgtgacgcccgacacgaaggcgccacactacactatGCAACGCCTCGCAGATAGTCGCTACATGCCTGGCCAGCGTCGCACCCGTGTGATCTAAAAATTACTAAATcagtgtgcagcgcctgagagctaggcgccacactatacaatgtagcgcctagcttctaggcgttgcactagtggttgcttcattttgtagtgcaaccactagtgcagcgcctgagagctaggcgccacactgtacagtgcagcgcctagctcgtaGGCTCTGCACAATGACTTAGCAATTTTTAGACAGTTTGGGGTGCAACGCTGGCCAGGCGTGTAGCGCCTATCTATGAGGCGTTGCACAatgtagtgtggcgccttcgtgtcAGGCGTCATATAAAAAAATTaaccgcgtgaaatagtttcacgcgtAGTTCATTCTATGATTTGATTTCATCCACAGgtcaaatttgtcaaatttgccTAAAAAATGATGGATGGGCACGCAAAAGTTTTCTAACATCGAGTTGGGCGGGCCGTCTCTTTCAGCGCCCTCCTGCTGGGCACGCCCACAGGCAGGGTAAAAACAACAATGTTGTGTGCAGCGAAAGATGACAGCTATCGATCCTTGCGTTGCCCTGCCATCGACNNNNNNNNNNNNNNNNNNNNNNNNNNNNNNNNNNNNNNNNNNNNNNNNNNNNNNNNNNNNNNNNNNNNNNNNNNNNNNNNNNNNNNNNNNNNNNNNNNNNNNNNNNNNNNNNNNNNNNNNNNNNNNNNNNNNNNNNNNNNNNATGGCGCCACGTGTGACCAACTTTTGATTTTAGCCGCGCACCGCCCGTTGATAATTATATTTATGGACTTACTACTAGCTGGTTCCAAAATACGTATGtacccctctgtcccaaaatataagaacgtttttaacactacactagtgtcaaaaacgttcttatattatgggacggagggagtaaatattGCGACATGGGAAGCGACGCTGTCGGGTTCATATTTGAAACGTGATTTTGTAATTATCAAAAATATATACATTACCCTCACAAAAATATGCTTTGGAGGAAAAACACGGAGCGAAAGTTCAATTTTGGAAGATGCCGCAAAACCAAACCAAACCTAACCGAACCATTTCAGGCCGATCCTTAACTGCTATGGTAAAGCTGG
It contains:
- the LOC119341308 gene encoding uncharacterized protein LOC119341308; its protein translation is MGCGFSSGASGGGGGLRPFAGVRVIHTNGYVEDFPAGEDGAPVTVARATASSPSSCRYVLCSSAHLLQPGRALFRPEDALQPGTVYFLLPHSIFQAESSAVDLACLMNRLTALARKGGGPAPSAVDSLFSGDAQHRRGSPEAEGQTAKPPRPAPKSCAAAASTGPWRPRLDRIDESMGRSSMRSASTLSNRSSQD